taactcatgacatgtgacaAGTAGAGAgcatattgtccttatttgtaagatttgatCCTTATAAAAGGATTAGAAGTTAAAAGAAGtaattaagggtaaaaaagtaaattaactcatgacatgtggcaagtggagaacacattgtccttatttgtaagatttagtccttatatgtttaattcaatctttagatgatgtatttgttaagtcatcttttgtcaataacttatatgtaatttgttattggCAAAAGAAGTTACCTTTTTTTATTAGAGAGAAaatgttaattttattttttattttttaaactcTTAACCCACCACACcctcctctttaaaaaaaaaaaaaaaaattaaaaaaaacccaCCATACCCTTATATATATTAATGAGAATCGAATATATGATATTTACAAATTATAATGAATCAAACATAtgatatttatgaattataatgttaaaattataatttagCAATATGTCACGGTTCACCTCCATTAGaagaaaaatttataataaaagaaagttAGAAATAAAAGTttgttgaaaagaaaaaaaaaaggaatatagAAATAATGCGAATAAAACGTGTATATTCTGCATTAGCTTATTTTTGACGTTGACAAGGACGGGTAGGCTGGGTTGGCCCCCCTTCAACCATCGTTTTGTTTCCCCTCCCATTCACATTCTTTGTTTCGGTCGCCTGGAAACTCCAAGTGGAGCCGCAACTAGACTTTGAGGCGGCGAATTTCTACACGGTACTCgagcttctctcctctctttcttATCAATTTCGATTTTCGCTACTCTTTGATTTGTTGCTGTTGTTCACAATTTGGTCTAATTCCCTCTTGCGCAAGTTATCATAGATTAGATTAGGTTGATCATTGTTCGGTAGCTCAGAATTAGCGCGATCAAGTCAAAGAGTCTCATCCTGTTTCggtaattgaagaattttactTAACAAAAATTTGAGCTATTTCTGTTTCTAAATTAATTTCATACTCATCATATAACTGTCTGCTGGTACTGTGTATTCGATTATCTTAGTAGAATATTTGTTTGGAATGTCAATATGATTTTTGCAACTCTCTGTCTCAACAACAATGTTGCGATTCTTACGCTTTTTTTGGATTGCCTTATTAGATGTGTTTCTTCATTTCGATTTGGTAATCGAATAATTTAGGAGAATCATGTAATGATGTTTACGACATTAGAATGTGATGTTTTATGGTAATATTTGTTTGGCAGGAAAGATTGCTCGAAATAATCTGGGAACTTCATTCAGCTTCGGAATGGACACTGATAACGATTTCACATTTTGCCAGGCAAGTAgtttgatattaaaaaaaaaaaaaacctactcTTAAGTATGTTTCTTTTGAATAAATGCGGCATTTGCAGTAGTTTTTATTGCTGAAACATGATTTATCTTGGTTTTGATTATAAATGTAAGGTCTGTCGTATATATGTTAGGTTGGCTCACCTGAAAACCAGGATGCTCTCGAAACAAAGAAGCTTGCTTCAGATATAGATGCTATTAACATAAACGATGGATTGTCGAATGGCACTATTAGCAATCAGAATAGTGGTTCAATGTGGAAAGGTGGAGTGCCAAGGGGTGCCACCtctgaaaaacagaaaacagtTGGATCTTTGTCTGTCACTGTTATTGATGCGTCATCCACGAACGAATACTCACAATTTCCAAAAAAAGTACCATCAGGAGATGGTGGAAAGTCAGTGAAGCCTGCACCTCGTGCCAAAGTTCCTTTTGAGAAGGGATATAGCCAAATGGATTGGCTTAAGCTTACTCGAACACATCCTGACCTTGCAGGTACATGTTGAACATTTCTTTCTGCTGAAATTGCTTAGCCTCTTTCATAAATTTGTTCTTCTTTCTCGCATTTGTCTTTTGTTGTTGTCTACTATATCCTGCTAGCAATGGTGCTTTCataattataatttttcttcttcttcagtacAGTTTATGTTTCTTGCCAAGAGCCATTCTAATTCCATTTATCTTTAGTAAAAGCCTGTGTACCTTGTGATAATCCTAAAGCCTGTTCTTAATTTGGTTGTGGGTTGACTTAAGAAGTATATTGAGGTTCCTGATAGATGATTGATGGAAAGCATGTGGTATTTAATTGATATCTTCTTTTACTAGTGTCCTTCATTAGCCTTTACTATTATTTGGCCTTTCAATTGAAGGAACAACTTCAAGAGTGTTAGCTGCCATGGGCTTTTAGGTTTAGCTATCTTGAGAATCTTTAAGAACGTGAAGATGGGCTTTTAGGTTTCTATGATCACATCAGCTTGTTACCAAGGTTGTTTTGCAAATAATTTCAAGGCATTTCTGATCCTTCATTATGTGCACATTGTCTGACGTGAACTACGGAATAGTTTGTATTGGTAGTGTGATAACATACTCCATTAAGTCTAAGTCTGGTTTTGGATATGTCATTGCCAGTGTAATTACTTTTATTAGATAGATGCTATACAGCAGCTcatggattttatttttatttttgtacccTCATATATGTTATTGCTTCTCTTCTCTTGAATAAGAAGCGATCCCAGTTTCCTTAGAAGTAAGCAGCACACAACCAAGGATTATGCCTATTACCTATAAAAGAAACTATAATGAACCGCAATAAGATTAATGGTATACATCTTTAATTTCTAATAAGCATACATTAAAAGACTACCAGTACGATGTAGCAGAGTGTGACGATTCTGAACTCCGATTTTAAACCATCAACTCCTATAATCTGTAATTAAAGTTGGATTATGTTTTGGAAGGCCTCATTTTATCAAAGAATAAAGTCTTCTCTATATCTGATAGATATAGCTGTGACTTGCAGTGATGGTATGTAATGCCATTTTGTTTCAGGTTGGAGGAATACTTTCAATTTCTTAAAAATTGCCATTATTTGGATATAACATCCCATTCTCAGTTTGAGCTTGAGGAGGTGCATCTGTAGTTCAGGGCTTGTTACTACATTTGAGTGGCAGTGTAGTGCCAACCCAAATATCCATCCTATAATAGTACAACTATaatttatcttctttttcaaGCCAACTGAACTGATGTATCCTGGTAATATTAATCCTTCATTATTCGTAGGGTTTCTAACTACAATAGACACTTCTAAGTGAGAAAACTTTATGGCTTGCATTCAAGGAAGTACTTGTTCTCTTAGTTAAACTTATTAGATTAGTCTGCCTATATCAAAATGGTCATATGAACCTGGGAATGAAGATACTTAATTGCATATATAGTGTGTTCTGAGATAGGTTTTTCAACTTTTCATTGTGAACTTATGATGCTTGCTATTATAAATTCAGGAAGTAACTTATGATTTCTTATAATTATAAAGTGCAGTGATTGCTAATCAATGTTAGCGTCTTGATATACTATCGTGTCTCAGGTTTGAAGGGACAGTCAAATAAGAGGCTTATTTCCATGAATGAAGTTAAACAGCACCAAAAAGGGGATTCTATGTGGACTGTTCTAAAAGGCCGTGTGTACAATTTATCTCCATACATGAGATTTCACCCTGGAGGTATCGTCATGATTTCTGCATTTCGATAGTTTTTGTCTCTCGTTTTCATTGTTCTGCTCAagttcaaatgtttgtaggagTGGGTTCTGTCACTGGATTTATGTATTACTGATGTACGTAACCTGCACATTCTTTCTGAACCTTAAAATACTCTAAAGTAAATAAGTAATTTTGTGGAGGCATTTTTTGGTAGGACACTAGTCACGCTCCTATTGATGATTCTTTTGCTCCAGTATGTAGCCTGTGATGACTGTAAAATGAAGAGTATGGGCCATTTAGGAGAAATAATATACCAAAAAATTGTGCATTCGTTTTTGCTTCTGATGAAGGCTAGCTCAATATAATAAGGGAGGAGGCTGAGGAGGGCTAGTGATTTTAGTTCATTGAGAGATGCATACACCATCAGTTCTGAACTCATAATGTGATAGGATCAGTGATGATGTTAGGCAACACAGTTGCATTTGTAAGGCACTATGATGTTAAGGATATCATCTCCATTTAAACATATGCATGCATTGCCCTCCAATGTGTTGACTACGTCAAAATATTACAATTGATATGATGCCCTTATCTAAAAGCTGCTAAGCGATGGAGTCAATTAGTAGTCTAATGGCTAAGCATAAATGGTTAACTCCATCCAGAGTTTCTATACATCTTGTTTGGCATAAACTACATGACAGTTTTCCTGTTTCTGACAAAACCATCTTTTCAGGTGTTGATATTCTAAAGAAGGCTGTGGGGAAAGACTGCACTTCTTTATTCAGTATcctttatatataatttatttaaGTTCCAGTGGTTTTTTAAGTACTTTCAGCCCAGTTTTTAACTCATTGCAAactcatttgtttttattgtttttcgaTCAGATTTCTCTATCAAACAAACTAACTGAAAGTCTTGCCATTCCTACTCAAGCGGGGTTAGGCTGGTTTTACTTTTCCTTCAAAATGTGCATATCTGTCATACATATAGTATTTGCAAAAATTGCATTTCCATGGATACGTGCAAATTAGTTTTTCAGCTTTACCATGGGTATCCAGAACCCCCAAATCAAGGATTTGCATTTGGGAGGGAATAGGTGCCTGGTTACCTAGAATCTACTCCTCGTTTAACCTTATATGAAATTCTAATGAACAATGCTTCCGaaattaaatttttgtttatgtCCTGATAAAAATATATTGTTCTCAGCATTTATGAGCATTCAAATTAAATGCTGGCTTCTGTTGAAATCTGAAAAGCTCATTCAAGTACCTGAAATTTGTTTAGTGTAAACCTCATGGTTTTCCCAAGGCAGGTTGACACTTCAAACGGCTCTAATGCCTAGAAGTCAGCAAAATAtgttccatctttctttggagtTTACCTCTGTTGAATTGCTATTAACTATTGCAGTCCTTACTACATTGCTTTAGATAAATACCATGCTTGGGTCAATGCTGATTTTTTACTTGAGAAGTGTCTCGTTGGTACTTTAGATGATGGACAAGGGCAGCAAAATTCCAGTCACTAAAAAGTATAGGCTCATACTTCATACATGCAGATTGGTCCAGCAAATCATTCAAAGTGACAAGTTAACATTATATTGATACCTGATTATGTATCTAATTTTTGTAACAATATTTACTTTTGCATATAATTTGTGTATCAATCTGTCAAACTCAgatttttttcatcatcttacCTGTTTTCATTAACTTATTAGAAATGTAACTACATGCAATTGAACATTATGATTTGTACTTTCAaataattcaaatatgaaattattttgTTACAgctgtttaagtatattggtattgagagagattgatgagagaagtgtatttcattatagagaataggagccctatatatagggattacaaagtgcataatctaatgttacaaggaataccaatccgtgtaggattgggaaatctagaaccttctctcctattcctattcctagtttgataaggcacactaaacttgattttccttcaacactcccccttgtgccgctcaaacttggtagtgacgcttcatccgttgcctcgttaaaaaccttgccaggtaacaaaaaccctgtgggacaaaaataatcctggtcgaaggacaaaaagagcacaacacgtccttcactcttcgagatcgaacatgtagacatcataactccccctgatgtcgatatctccccctgattgctacaatcgtgggagttcggataactttctcaatccgatgctcttcacatgtttctcgaaggtggatttaggtaacgacttagtgaataagtccgctacattatcctctgatcggatttgattcacttcaatctttagaagtgattgttgttgctgattataaaagaacttaggcgatatatgcttggtgttgtcgcccttgatgaaacctaacttcatttgttcaatacaagctgcattatcctcataaatgcatgtagggtcatctgtggtagacttcaaaccacaacttccttgaatgtgtcgaattacagaccttaaccatacacattcacgtacagcttcatgtagagcaataatctctgcatgatttgaggaagtagcaacaagggtctgtttcgtagacctccaagatatcgcagtgcttcccatggtaaagacataacctgtttgggagcgacctttgtgagggtcagagaggtaccctgcatcagcaaagcccatcaagacatcattgtcgttttgatggagggagataggaggacgccggccaccatgagcggcggcggcggcggcgccggcaacatggccggcggccattccgggggcgttttgcctttttgggtccgatcccaattttccgtcattccttttctctctgtagggatagaataggcccatatcaatcgtacctcttaggtatcgaaagatggtctttacaccaatccaatggcggcgtgttggcgcagagctgtgtcgagctaacaagttcactgcgaatgagatatccggtcttgtgcattgagctaagtacaataatgcgcctattgcacttaaatagggcacttcggcctctaggggttcttcgtcctcatcccttggacgaaacggatcttttccgggctcaagactacggccgatcatgggagtacttgcaggctttgctttatcttcattaaagcgccttaggattttctgagtatatgcagactgatggatcaagattccatcactacggtgctcgagttctaaaccgagacaaaaccgtgttttcccaagatctttcatctcaaattcggatttcaagtatttagcagtttccttcaactcatctagagttccaattaggttcatgtcatcgacataaactgctacgattgcaaatccggaacttgtccttttaatgaacacgcatgggcatatttcattgttaatatatcccttcccaatcaagtagtcacttagacgattataccacatccgtccggattgttttaatccatatagtgagcgttttaatcttattgaaaacgcgctccgtggtttagagccacttgatttgggtaattgaagtccatctggaaccttcatatatatctctgaatctagatccccatagagatatgctgtaaccacatccataagctgcatgtcaagtttttcgg
This portion of the Rosa chinensis cultivar Old Blush chromosome 1, RchiOBHm-V2, whole genome shotgun sequence genome encodes:
- the LOC112176041 gene encoding cytochrome b5 domain-containing protein RLF is translated as MDTDNDFTFCQVGSPENQDALETKKLASDIDAININDGLSNGTISNQNSGSMWKGGVPRGATSEKQKTVGSLSVTVIDASSTNEYSQFPKKVPSGDGGKSVKPAPRAKVPFEKGYSQMDWLKLTRTHPDLAGLKGQSNKRLISMNEVKQHQKGDSMWTVLKGRVYNLSPYMRFHPGGVDILKKAVGKDCTSLFNKYHAWVNADFLLEKCLVGTLDDGQGQQNSSH